The following nucleotide sequence is from Candidatus Marinimicrobia bacterium CG08_land_8_20_14_0_20_45_22.
TCGCTCCTCCCGAATAATCGGGATTCGCTTCGTTACAACAGCATAGTTTAATATAACTAGGCTTGATTCGGAAGAAGATTAACTATACACTTTAATATTTCGCATTATTTACCTTTCTTCTTTATTGCCTAACATATGTTTATCTTGCATCATTTGCTTCTTTCATGGTTTCTACATGTAGAAACCTTTCTTAACCTTATTGGCTGTTCCCGATTTTTACTTTCATATTTCATCCAACTCCTTATCACCCTTTTAAAAACCACTTAATTTTAATCATTTATAATCCGCTTGTCAAGTCCTCCAACCTGACACATATTCTCTGCATTATCATAACAATTCAGTGTTAATCAGCGTCAGTGTTTAATCTCGTCTCAATGCTCCGCTCTGAGACGATAAGGATAAATAGTTGGGGGAGATTCTTCTACTCATGGATAAATCCATGGGCTATAAACAATGGAAATTATCATTTGGATCCCTGCCGTCAGGTCTGAATCCGGTTTTTCGTCAACGTTTGTCGGTAATCCCGATTTACACCCGGAATCAGAGACATTCCATCATGCAAAATGGAATATCCATCTCACAATTCATATAATCTATTTTACATTTCGAAGAATCCATGTGGATTTGATGAAAAGCGCCAATCGCCAAAATCCAAATCCCAAACAAATTAAAAATCCCATAAAAAAAATGTTTTTAGTTGCCAACTAACGCCCAACGCTCAGCCACGTTGAAACTGCCCCAGGCACTGGCTGAATTGAGTGGTCAGTCTATGTATTTAATTTTCGTTAATACCGTACTACTCAATAATTTTATCCTTTAACGCTTTAAATATTCTTTTATCATTTCGAACATCAACGAAGGTAGATTCATTGTATATTGGCGCCCCGAATATGATAAATGATTTTTCGGAATTGTCAATTGCATAATCTAAAATTTGTGGAGTGTCCGGCGCCCAGGATGAAAGTCCCGATATGAACGATCCCAGATATATTCTTTCATCGTTAGCAATTAATACAAAAGGCTTCCCAAAATAATATGAAAAAATTCTCAATGTATCCCCTACAAAAAAACGGGAGAAGTATTCATTTAGATAGACTTTATGATCTTCTTTTTGATAGGCAATAATATCATCATAAGTGATTGAAGGCATATCCTTCAATTCGATATCTGCCAATACCGAATCTTGAACATCAATCGTCGTTAGTGTATCGTTTTTTAATAGGTACAAAGCAAATCTATCCTGATATTCGGTATCATCCGAATCACCACAGGATATAAAAATGATCGATAAAATTGTATAAGCAATTATTGTAAACAGATCTTTGAAAACTTTTAGCATAAATTGAGGCTATCCCAATTCAAAGTAGGATTCCTTTGTTATTTCTTCGCCCTGGTCATTTTGAGTTTGAATTTTGACTTTAATTCGGTCGCCGGATTCAAAATAGGCTGTCGAAGTAGAAGTTACACGACCAAGGATACGACGGTCATATATTTCTAAATACTCTCCCCAGCTTTCCCGACGGCTAATCGTCACTCGCGCACTATTCCAGTTCTTGTTAAAAACCGAGATTTCTTCTTCATTATAGTCGAAAGTAATTTCGACATTCAGGAGTTCAATCGACAATTGCCCATTCACCGGCTCCATCACTTCCCAATTAGTGCAGGAAGGGAGAAGTAATAAAACAGTGATGATTAGTATTACTCTATTTTCCATTTTAGCAATCTCTTATATATGATAATTGATACAAACACACACAAGTAAGACAATATTGTTAGAATACTGATAATTTTTTAAAAAATCTTTAGAAAACGACATAACCATTCTCACCGATTTTTTCATTATGTCCGATATGCAGTACTTTTGAAAAGCACTCCTGACAAAGCGGATAGATACGAACGCTTCCTGGTAATTTTATCAAATTTGCTATATTGCTTGTAACAGTATCGATCTCAGAAGTAGAAATTTTACATTCAAAAACCGACTCTTGTACTCGCTGGCCGACTGATTCCAGATACTTGGAAATCTTCGTTCTGGAATCGTCATCTGTAATATCATAAACAATTAATGCAATCATGCTAATGGATGCGATACGGTCGGTATTTTTCTTGTCTTTCCTGACAGAGATTTACTATTTGGTTTGCCTGATAATCGAACAATCCAAGAAAATCAATTTC
It contains:
- the cas2 gene encoding CRISPR-associated endonuclease Cas2, with the translated sequence MIALIVYDITDDDSRTKISKYLESVGQRVQESVFECKISTSEIDTVTSNIANLIKLPGSVRIYPLCQECFSKVLHIGHNEKIGENGYVVF